Proteins from one Cicer arietinum cultivar CDC Frontier isolate Library 1 chromosome 3, Cicar.CDCFrontier_v2.0, whole genome shotgun sequence genomic window:
- the LOC101510771 gene encoding ABC transporter B family member 20-like isoform X1 yields the protein MMISRGLFGWSPPHVQPLTPVSEVSEPPESPSPYLDLGAETSASQQMEVEEEMEEQEEMEPPPAAVPFSKLFACADRFDWFLMAVGSVAAAAHGTALVVYLHYFAKIIHVLRMDTQPASSQERFDKFTELALTIVYIAAGVFVAGWIEVSCWILTGERQTAVIRSKYVQVLLNQDMSFFDTYGNNGDIVSQVLSDVLLIQSALSEKVGNYIHNMATFFSGLVIGLINCWQIALITLATGPFIVAAGGISNIFLHRLAENIQDAYAEAASIAEQAVSYVRTLYAFTNETLAKYSYATSLQATLRYGILISLVQGLGLGFTYGLAICSCALQLWVGRFLVIHGKAHGGEIITALFAVILSGLGLNQAATNFYSFEQGRIAAYRLYEMITRSSSSVNHDGTAHDSVQGNIVFRNVYFSYLSRPEIPILSGFYLTVPSKKAVALVGRNGSGKSSIIPLMERFYDPTLGEVLLDGENIKNLNLEWLRGQIGLVTQEPALLSLSIRDNIAYGRDVTLDQIEEAAKIAHAHTFISSLEKGYDTQVGRAGLALTEEQKIKLSIARAVLLNPSILLLDEVTGGLDFEAERAVQEALDLLMLGRSTIIIARRLSLIRNADYIAVMEEGQLVEMGTHDELLNLDGLYAELLRCEEAAKLPKRMPARNYKETAVFQIEKDSSASHSFNEPSSPKMMKSPSLQRISNVSHSRPSDAIFNFQESPKVLSPPPEKMLENGQALDAADKEPSIRRQDSFEMRLPELPKIDIQSVHRQKSNGSDPESPISPLLISDPKNERSHSQTFSRPHSHSDDSSVTMRGEKEARQRKPPSLRKLAELSFAEWLYAVLGSIGAATFGSFNPLLAYVIGLVVTAYYRINDQHHLEKEVNKWCLVIGCMGIITVIANFLQHFYFGIMGEKMTERVRRMMFSAMLRNEVGWFDDEENSADNLSMRLANDATFVRAAFSNRLSIFIQDIAAIIVGLLIGALLHWRLALVAFATLPILCVSAVAQKLWLAGFSRGIQEMHRKASLVLEDAVRNIYTVVAFCAGNKVMELYRLQLLKIFKKSFLHGMAIGFAFGFSQFLLFACNALLLWYTAICIKNGYVEPSTALKEYMVFSFATFALVEPFGLAPYILKRRKSLISVFDIINRVPKIDPDDNAALKPPNVYGSIELKNVDFCYPSRPEVLVLSNFSLKVTGGQTVAIVGVSGSGKSTIISLIERFYDPVAGQVLLDGRDLKLYNLRWLRSHLGFIQQEPIIFSTTIRENIIYARHNASEAEMKEAARIANAHHFISSLPHGYDTHVGMRGVDLTPGQKQRIAIARVVLKNAPILLLDEASSSIESESSRVIQEALDTLIMGNKTTILIAHRAAMMRHVDNIVVLNGGRIVEEGSHDSLVAKNGLYVRLMQPHFGKALRQHRLG from the exons aTGATGATATCGAGGGGATTGTTCGGGTGGTCCCCGCCGCATGTACAACCGCTAACGCCGGTTTCGGAGGTATCGGAGCCACCGGAATCTCCATCGCCGTACTTAGACCTCGGCGCTGAGACCTCCGCGTCGCAACAGATGGAGGTGGAAGAGGAAATGGAGGAGCAGGAGGAAATGGAGCCGCCGCCTGCCGCGGTTCCTTTCTCGAAGCTATTCGCGTGTGCCGACCGGTTCGATTGGTTTCTTATGGCGGTTGGTTCCGTCGCTGCCGCGGCTCATGGAACTGCGCTTGTTGTTTACTTGCATTACTTCGCGAAGATTATTCATGTGTTGCGGATGGATACTCAACCAGCTTCTTCGCAGGAGAGGTTTGACAAGTTCACTGAG CTTGCTTTAACCATTGTTTACATTGCAGCAGGAGTTTTTGTAGCTGGTTGGATTG AGGTTTCATGTTGGATTTTGACTGGAGAGCGACAAACTGCTGTCATCAGGTCCAAATATGTTCAAGTCTTACTAAATCAGGATATGAGTTTTTTCGATACTTACGGGAATAATGGAGACATTGTGAGTCAAGTATTGAGTGATGTGCTTCTTATCCAGTCTGCTCTTAGCGAAAAA GTTGGaaattatattcataatatGGCTACTTTCTTCAGTGGTCTTGTCATTGGCCTTATCAATTGCTGGCAGATTGCTTTGATAACATTAGCAACAGGCCCTTTTATTGTTGCTGCAGGGGGAATATCGAATATATTCCTCCATAGACTTGCAGAGAACATCCAAGATGCATATGCTGAAGCAGCTAGCATTGCTGAACAG GCAGTTTCCTATGTAAGGACATTGTATGCATTTACAAATGAAACGTTGGCCAAGTACTCATATGCAACATCACTGCAAGCTACTCTTAGATATGGCATATTAATAAGTCTTGTTCAAGGGCTAGGTCTTGGATTCACGTATGGACTTGCAATATGTTCTTGTGCATTGCAACTCTGGGTTGGAAGATTCTTGGTTATTCACGGAAAAGCACATGGTGGTGAAATTATAACAGCTCTTTTTGCTGTAATTCTAAGTGGCCT GGGTTTGAATCAAGCAGCTACAAATTTCTACTCCTTTGAACAAGGGAGGATAGCTGCTTATAGATTATATGAGATGATAACCCGATCATCCTCTTCTGTTAATCATGATGGCACTGCCCATGACTCTGTGCAAGGAAATATAGTGTTTCGGAATGTTTATTTCAGCTATCTGTCTCGTCCCGAGATCCCTATCTTGAGTGGATTTTATCTCACTGTACCTTCTAAGAAAGCTGTAGCACTTGTTGGAAGAAATGGCTCTGGAAAAAGTAGTATCATTCCACTCATGGAGCGCTTCTATGATCCTACATTAG GAGAAGTTCTTTTAGATGGCGAAAACATTAAGAATTTGAATTTGGAATGGCTGAGGGGCCAAATAGGACTAGTTACCCAGGAGCCTGCTTTACTCAGTTTGAGCATAAGAGATAACATTGCTTATGGGAGGGATGTCACACTGGATCAAATTGAAGAGGCTGCTAAAATAGCTCATGCACATACATTTATTAGCTCATTGGAGAAAGGTTATGACACACAG GTTGGTAGGGCAGGTCTAGCTTTGACTGAAGAGCAGAAAATTAAACTTTCAATTGCAAGAGCCGTGCTTCTAAATCCATCAATTCTTCTGCTTGATGAAGTCACTGGTGGACTTGATTTTGAGGCTGAGAGGGCTGTTCAGGAGGCTTTGGATCTGCTTATGTTGGGACGCTCAACGATAATAATTGCTCGAAGGCTTAGTCTCATTAGGAATGCTGATTATATAGCCGTTATGGAAGAGGGTCAACTCGTTGAAATGGGTACTCATGATGAATTATTGAACCTCGATGGCTTATATGCAGAGCTTCTACGATGCGAAGAGGCAGCAAAACTTCCCAAGCG GATGCCTGCTCGAAACTACAAGGAGACTGCAGTATTTCAAATTGAGAAGGATTCTTCAGCAAGCCATAGCTTCAATGAACCATCATCCCCCAAAATGATGAAGTCACCTTCTCTTCAAAGAATATCTAATGTATCACATTCGCGACCTTCAGATGCCATCTTTAACTTTCAAGAATCACCTAAAGTCCTGAGCCCACCACCTGAGAAGATGCTGGAAAATGGTCAAGCTTTGGATGCAGCTGATAAGGAGCCATCAATAAGAAGGCAGGATAGTTTTGAAATGAGACTGCCGGAGTTACCCAAGATTGATATACAATCTGTACATCGGCAAAAATCAAATGGTTCTGACCCAGAATCCCCCATTTCACCACTTTTAATATCTGATCCTAAAAATGAACGCTCTCATTCACAGACTTTTAGTAGACCACATAGTCATTCTGATGATTCTTCAGTTACAATGAGAGGGGAAAAGGAAGCACGGCAGCGGAAACCACCATCACTTCGGAAGTTGGCGGAGCTTAGTTTTGCTGAGTGGCTTTATGCTGTCTTAGGAAGCATTGGTGCTGCTACCTTTGGTTCATTCAATCCTCTTCTTGCTTATGTTATTGGCCTTGTGGTGACAGCTTACTATAGAATTAATGACCAACATCACTTAGAAAAGGAGGTAAACAAGTGGTGCTTGGTCATTGGTTGCATGGGTATTATAACAGTTATTGCCAACTTTTTGCAGCACTTCTACTTTGGTATTATGGGAGAGAAAATGACAGAAAGAGTTAGGAGAATGATGTTCTCAG CCATGCTACGGAATGAAGTAGGGTGGTTTGACGATGAGGAAAACAGTGCTGACAATTTATCCATGAGATTGGCCAATGATGCTACTTTTGTACGGGCTGCTTTTAGCAATCGACTTTCCATATTTATACAGGACATTGCTGCAATTATTGTCGGTCTTCTCATTGGCGCTTTGCTGCACTGGCGGTTAGCACTGGTGGCTTTTGCAACCCTTCCAATTCTCTGTGTTTCTGCAGTTGCCCAG AAATTGTGGCTAGCTGGATTTTCAAGGGGCATACAGGAAATGCACAGAAAAGCATCATTAGTTCTCGAAGATGCTGTTAGAAATATATACACTGTTGTTGCATTTTGTGCTGGCAACAAGGTAATGGAGCTCTACAGGCTGcaattattgaaaatatttaagaaaagcTTTCTTCATGGGATGGCGATTGGTTTTGCTTTCGGCTTTTCACAGTTTCTACTTTTTGCTTGTAATGCCCTTCTACTTTGGTACACTGCAATATGTATTAAAAATGGTTACGTAGAACCATCCACTGCACTGAAGGAGTACATGGTTTTCTCATTTGCCACATTTGCCCTTGTGGAGCCTTTTGGATTGGCTCCTTACATACTTAAACGACGAAAATCTCTCATATCAGTGTTTGACATTATAAACCGTGTGCCTAAAATTGATCCTGATGACAACGCAGCGTTGAAGCCGCCCAATGTATACGGAAGCATCGAGTTAAAAAACGTTGATTTTTGTTACCCATCTCGTCCTGAAGTGTTGGTATTGAGCAATTTTAGTCTCAAAGTTACTGGGGGCCAAACAGTTGCTATTGTTGGAGTTTCAGGGTCAGGAAAAAGCACTATAATATCTTTGATTGAGAGATTTTACGATCCAGTTGCGGGGCAAGTTTTACTGGATGGGAGGGATTTAAAGCTATATAACTTGAGATGGTTGAGGAGCCACCTTGGTTTTATTCAACAAGAACCAATTATCTTCTCAACAACCATAAGGGAAAACATTATATATGCAAGACATAATGCCAGTGAAGCTGAGATGAAAGAGGCGGCAAGAATAGCAAATGCTCATCATTTTATTAGCAGCTTGCCTCACGGGTATGACACTCATGTTGGGATGAGAGGCGTTGATTTAACCCCAGGACAGAAACAGAGAATTGCAATCGCAAGGGTAGTGCTGAAAAATGCACCTATCTTATTGTTGGATGAAGCAAGTTCGTCGATTGAATCCGAGTCAAGCCGAGTTATACAAGAAGCTCTAGACACGCTAATAATGGGAAACAAGACCACTATTTTAATAGCGCATAGAGCTGCAATGATGAGGCATGTGGACAATATTGTAGTGCTTAATGGAGGACGGATAGTGGAGGAAGGTAGTCATGATTCGTTGGTTGCAAAGAATGGTCTGTATGTCCGGTTGATGCAACCTCATTTTGGTAAGGCTTTGCGTCAGCATCGGCTTGGTTAA
- the LOC101511097 gene encoding aquaporin TIP1-3-like: MAIYRIAIGSPGEAGQPDAIRAAFAEFFSMLIFVFAGEGSGMAYNKLTNNGPATPAGLIAASLSHAFGLFVAVSVGANASGGHVNPAVTFGAFMGGNITLLRSILYWIAQLLGSVVACILLKSATGGMETSAFAISSDISVWNALVFEIVMTFGLVYTVYATAVDPKKGNVGVVAPIAIGFIVGANILAGGAFDGASMNPAVSFGPAVVSWTWTHHWVYWVGPFTGAAIAAIIYDNIFIGDDGHEPLSDF; the protein is encoded by the exons atggcaatCTATAGAATTGCAATTGGGTCTCCTGGAGAGGCTGGTCAACCTGATGCAATTAGAGCTGCATTTGCTGAATTTTTTTCTATgctcatttttgtttttgcagGGGAAGGCTCTGGCATGGCTTACA ACAAACTTACCAATAATGGACCTGCAACACCTGCTGGTCTCATAGCTGCATCACTGTCACATGCATTTGGACTTTTTGTTGCTGTTTCTGTTGGAGCAAATGCCTCTGGTGGTCATGTCAACCCAGCAGTTACATTTGGTGCTTTCATGGGAGGAAACATTACCCTTTTGAGAAGTATTTTATATTGGATTGCACAATTACTTGGTTCAGTTGTTGCTTGCATTCTTCTCAAGTCTGCTACTGGTGGAATG GAGACATCAGCTTTTGCTATATCTTCAGATATATCAGTTTGGAATGCactagtttttgaaattgtgATGACATTTGGATTGGTATATACAGTTTATGCAACAGCAGTAGATCCAAAAAAAGGAAATGTAGGAGTTGTTGCTCCAATTGCAATTGGTTTTATTGTTGGTGCAAATATCTTAGCTGGTGGAGCATTTGATGGTGCATCAATGAATCCAGCTGTCTCATTTGGGCCTGCAGTTGTTAGTTGGACATGGACTCATCATTGGGTCTATTGGGTTGGCCCATTTACTGGTGCAGCAATTGCTGCAATCATTTATGATAATATCTTTATTGGTGACGATGGTCATGAACCCCTCAGTGATTTTTAG
- the LOC101510771 gene encoding ABC transporter B family member 20-like isoform X2 codes for MHMLKQLALLNSLYLVMQAVSYVRTLYAFTNETLAKYSYATSLQATLRYGILISLVQGLGLGFTYGLAICSCALQLWVGRFLVIHGKAHGGEIITALFAVILSGLGLNQAATNFYSFEQGRIAAYRLYEMITRSSSSVNHDGTAHDSVQGNIVFRNVYFSYLSRPEIPILSGFYLTVPSKKAVALVGRNGSGKSSIIPLMERFYDPTLGEVLLDGENIKNLNLEWLRGQIGLVTQEPALLSLSIRDNIAYGRDVTLDQIEEAAKIAHAHTFISSLEKGYDTQVGRAGLALTEEQKIKLSIARAVLLNPSILLLDEVTGGLDFEAERAVQEALDLLMLGRSTIIIARRLSLIRNADYIAVMEEGQLVEMGTHDELLNLDGLYAELLRCEEAAKLPKRMPARNYKETAVFQIEKDSSASHSFNEPSSPKMMKSPSLQRISNVSHSRPSDAIFNFQESPKVLSPPPEKMLENGQALDAADKEPSIRRQDSFEMRLPELPKIDIQSVHRQKSNGSDPESPISPLLISDPKNERSHSQTFSRPHSHSDDSSVTMRGEKEARQRKPPSLRKLAELSFAEWLYAVLGSIGAATFGSFNPLLAYVIGLVVTAYYRINDQHHLEKEVNKWCLVIGCMGIITVIANFLQHFYFGIMGEKMTERVRRMMFSAMLRNEVGWFDDEENSADNLSMRLANDATFVRAAFSNRLSIFIQDIAAIIVGLLIGALLHWRLALVAFATLPILCVSAVAQKLWLAGFSRGIQEMHRKASLVLEDAVRNIYTVVAFCAGNKVMELYRLQLLKIFKKSFLHGMAIGFAFGFSQFLLFACNALLLWYTAICIKNGYVEPSTALKEYMVFSFATFALVEPFGLAPYILKRRKSLISVFDIINRVPKIDPDDNAALKPPNVYGSIELKNVDFCYPSRPEVLVLSNFSLKVTGGQTVAIVGVSGSGKSTIISLIERFYDPVAGQVLLDGRDLKLYNLRWLRSHLGFIQQEPIIFSTTIRENIIYARHNASEAEMKEAARIANAHHFISSLPHGYDTHVGMRGVDLTPGQKQRIAIARVVLKNAPILLLDEASSSIESESSRVIQEALDTLIMGNKTTILIAHRAAMMRHVDNIVVLNGGRIVEEGSHDSLVAKNGLYVRLMQPHFGKALRQHRLG; via the exons ATGCATATGCTGAAGCAGCTAGCATTGCTGAACAG TCTATATCTTGTGATGCAGGCAGTTTCCTATGTAAGGACATTGTATGCATTTACAAATGAAACGTTGGCCAAGTACTCATATGCAACATCACTGCAAGCTACTCTTAGATATGGCATATTAATAAGTCTTGTTCAAGGGCTAGGTCTTGGATTCACGTATGGACTTGCAATATGTTCTTGTGCATTGCAACTCTGGGTTGGAAGATTCTTGGTTATTCACGGAAAAGCACATGGTGGTGAAATTATAACAGCTCTTTTTGCTGTAATTCTAAGTGGCCT GGGTTTGAATCAAGCAGCTACAAATTTCTACTCCTTTGAACAAGGGAGGATAGCTGCTTATAGATTATATGAGATGATAACCCGATCATCCTCTTCTGTTAATCATGATGGCACTGCCCATGACTCTGTGCAAGGAAATATAGTGTTTCGGAATGTTTATTTCAGCTATCTGTCTCGTCCCGAGATCCCTATCTTGAGTGGATTTTATCTCACTGTACCTTCTAAGAAAGCTGTAGCACTTGTTGGAAGAAATGGCTCTGGAAAAAGTAGTATCATTCCACTCATGGAGCGCTTCTATGATCCTACATTAG GAGAAGTTCTTTTAGATGGCGAAAACATTAAGAATTTGAATTTGGAATGGCTGAGGGGCCAAATAGGACTAGTTACCCAGGAGCCTGCTTTACTCAGTTTGAGCATAAGAGATAACATTGCTTATGGGAGGGATGTCACACTGGATCAAATTGAAGAGGCTGCTAAAATAGCTCATGCACATACATTTATTAGCTCATTGGAGAAAGGTTATGACACACAG GTTGGTAGGGCAGGTCTAGCTTTGACTGAAGAGCAGAAAATTAAACTTTCAATTGCAAGAGCCGTGCTTCTAAATCCATCAATTCTTCTGCTTGATGAAGTCACTGGTGGACTTGATTTTGAGGCTGAGAGGGCTGTTCAGGAGGCTTTGGATCTGCTTATGTTGGGACGCTCAACGATAATAATTGCTCGAAGGCTTAGTCTCATTAGGAATGCTGATTATATAGCCGTTATGGAAGAGGGTCAACTCGTTGAAATGGGTACTCATGATGAATTATTGAACCTCGATGGCTTATATGCAGAGCTTCTACGATGCGAAGAGGCAGCAAAACTTCCCAAGCG GATGCCTGCTCGAAACTACAAGGAGACTGCAGTATTTCAAATTGAGAAGGATTCTTCAGCAAGCCATAGCTTCAATGAACCATCATCCCCCAAAATGATGAAGTCACCTTCTCTTCAAAGAATATCTAATGTATCACATTCGCGACCTTCAGATGCCATCTTTAACTTTCAAGAATCACCTAAAGTCCTGAGCCCACCACCTGAGAAGATGCTGGAAAATGGTCAAGCTTTGGATGCAGCTGATAAGGAGCCATCAATAAGAAGGCAGGATAGTTTTGAAATGAGACTGCCGGAGTTACCCAAGATTGATATACAATCTGTACATCGGCAAAAATCAAATGGTTCTGACCCAGAATCCCCCATTTCACCACTTTTAATATCTGATCCTAAAAATGAACGCTCTCATTCACAGACTTTTAGTAGACCACATAGTCATTCTGATGATTCTTCAGTTACAATGAGAGGGGAAAAGGAAGCACGGCAGCGGAAACCACCATCACTTCGGAAGTTGGCGGAGCTTAGTTTTGCTGAGTGGCTTTATGCTGTCTTAGGAAGCATTGGTGCTGCTACCTTTGGTTCATTCAATCCTCTTCTTGCTTATGTTATTGGCCTTGTGGTGACAGCTTACTATAGAATTAATGACCAACATCACTTAGAAAAGGAGGTAAACAAGTGGTGCTTGGTCATTGGTTGCATGGGTATTATAACAGTTATTGCCAACTTTTTGCAGCACTTCTACTTTGGTATTATGGGAGAGAAAATGACAGAAAGAGTTAGGAGAATGATGTTCTCAG CCATGCTACGGAATGAAGTAGGGTGGTTTGACGATGAGGAAAACAGTGCTGACAATTTATCCATGAGATTGGCCAATGATGCTACTTTTGTACGGGCTGCTTTTAGCAATCGACTTTCCATATTTATACAGGACATTGCTGCAATTATTGTCGGTCTTCTCATTGGCGCTTTGCTGCACTGGCGGTTAGCACTGGTGGCTTTTGCAACCCTTCCAATTCTCTGTGTTTCTGCAGTTGCCCAG AAATTGTGGCTAGCTGGATTTTCAAGGGGCATACAGGAAATGCACAGAAAAGCATCATTAGTTCTCGAAGATGCTGTTAGAAATATATACACTGTTGTTGCATTTTGTGCTGGCAACAAGGTAATGGAGCTCTACAGGCTGcaattattgaaaatatttaagaaaagcTTTCTTCATGGGATGGCGATTGGTTTTGCTTTCGGCTTTTCACAGTTTCTACTTTTTGCTTGTAATGCCCTTCTACTTTGGTACACTGCAATATGTATTAAAAATGGTTACGTAGAACCATCCACTGCACTGAAGGAGTACATGGTTTTCTCATTTGCCACATTTGCCCTTGTGGAGCCTTTTGGATTGGCTCCTTACATACTTAAACGACGAAAATCTCTCATATCAGTGTTTGACATTATAAACCGTGTGCCTAAAATTGATCCTGATGACAACGCAGCGTTGAAGCCGCCCAATGTATACGGAAGCATCGAGTTAAAAAACGTTGATTTTTGTTACCCATCTCGTCCTGAAGTGTTGGTATTGAGCAATTTTAGTCTCAAAGTTACTGGGGGCCAAACAGTTGCTATTGTTGGAGTTTCAGGGTCAGGAAAAAGCACTATAATATCTTTGATTGAGAGATTTTACGATCCAGTTGCGGGGCAAGTTTTACTGGATGGGAGGGATTTAAAGCTATATAACTTGAGATGGTTGAGGAGCCACCTTGGTTTTATTCAACAAGAACCAATTATCTTCTCAACAACCATAAGGGAAAACATTATATATGCAAGACATAATGCCAGTGAAGCTGAGATGAAAGAGGCGGCAAGAATAGCAAATGCTCATCATTTTATTAGCAGCTTGCCTCACGGGTATGACACTCATGTTGGGATGAGAGGCGTTGATTTAACCCCAGGACAGAAACAGAGAATTGCAATCGCAAGGGTAGTGCTGAAAAATGCACCTATCTTATTGTTGGATGAAGCAAGTTCGTCGATTGAATCCGAGTCAAGCCGAGTTATACAAGAAGCTCTAGACACGCTAATAATGGGAAACAAGACCACTATTTTAATAGCGCATAGAGCTGCAATGATGAGGCATGTGGACAATATTGTAGTGCTTAATGGAGGACGGATAGTGGAGGAAGGTAGTCATGATTCGTTGGTTGCAAAGAATGGTCTGTATGTCCGGTTGATGCAACCTCATTTTGGTAAGGCTTTGCGTCAGCATCGGCTTGGTTAA